The Deltaproteobacteria bacterium genome includes the window TTCTTCATCCGTGGGATTTGCCAGGATCACCGGCGAACGATGATTGCAGGCCCCCTGTTGACCCTCAAGCCGCGCTAGTCTGCGCTCAATGTTTCCCATGATCACCTTCCTTTTTTCTGCTTGATGATCTCCTCAAGAGCCCCGATGCGTTTCTCCAAATCTTCATGCTCAAGCGCCTTCTGGGTAAATTCGATAATGTCCTCGGCCGCCCTGAGACTGATTCTCTCGTCGGAGCAGTCTACGTGCTTGACGATTTTCTCCGCCGCCCGCTTCGCCGCCAGCCGCAAGGTGCGAAAAGCGCTTTCGACATAATCCCTGCGCGCGACTTCCAACGCTTGCTTGAAAGATTCCTGCTTCAACCACTCGTAAACAGTCTTTCGGGTGACACCAATCTTGTCCGCCGCGCCGTCAATCGTCGGCTCCGCCGCTATGATCGGAAGCGCCAGCCGTTGCCGCGCTGACAAGTTGCCAGTGTCACGTTTCATGGAAGTTCCGTCACCGCTTCAGTTGTGATTCGTGAACCGGAACCGTTCCGGTTTTTGCGGGAATTGACGGGTAAAACGCGGGACTTTTCGGGAGAGTGCGTTTCACCCTTGAACCTTCTTTAGCTTTGAAATATCAATAACATCAGAATCTTCGCCGCCGTCGTCGTTTTTGATCGGTTCGAGTTCGATTCCCGTTGGGACCACCACTTTACTGGAAAGCACGAAATTCGAAGCACTAAATCCGAAACGAACGCGGGCCGAATGAGTTCAAATTCGGGAATCCGAAACCTCGACTCCGAATGGTGTTTGTTTGGGATTTTGCGTTTATCATCATTTTGAATTTGTTTCGAATTTCGTGCTTCGGGTTTTGTGCTTTGCTGTTAAAGAATGCTCTTCGCCAACACCTTCCGCGCCTTTCGCCACCGCGACTACTTCATTTACTGGATGGGCTTGCTGCTCGGCCACACCGGCACGCTGATCCAAACCACGGCCCAGAGTTGGTTGATTTTTCAGTTGACCGATTCGCCTTATTATTTAGGACTTGAAGGGTTGTGTCTCGGCTTGCCGCGCGTGCTGTTCTCCGCCTTCGGCGGCGCGGTGGTTGACCGCGGCGACCGCAAGGCCATTTTCATCATCACCCAAAGCGCATTCTTCTTAATGGCGCTGTTTCTCGGCGTCATGCATCACTTGGAATTGATCCGCGTGTGGCATCTATTGATGGTCTCCGCCGTCACCGGCCTGCTGGTCTCATTCGAACAGCCGGTGCGCCAATCGATTCTCCATCATCTGGTGCCGCGCGACGATCTCGCCAATGCGGTGACGCTCTATCAAATGGTGTTCAACGGCTCCATGCTTTTCGGTCCATCCATCGGCGGCATGTTGATTCCCTGGATCGACACCAAAGGCTGTTTCTTCGTCGCCACCATCGGCAATCTGCTCGTGCTGCTGACGATCTTTTTGATTCACATTGCGCCGAGCGCCCGCGCCGCGCCGAAAACTTCATTGACCCGCGACATGGTCGACGGCTTCAGCGTCGCTTGGAACACGCCGATCTTCGTCGCGCTGTTAACGGTCCTCGCCATCGTCAGTTTTTGCACCAAGCCTTATACGCAATTCATGCCGGTGTTTGCCCGTGACATTCACAATGTTGGCGCGCCAGGACTCGGCATCTTGTTAATGGCGCCGGGCGCCGGCGCGATCCTGGGCGGGCTGACGCTCGCATCCGCGCGCCGCTTGCCGCGGCCCCATTTGCTGCTATTCGG containing:
- a CDS encoding MFS transporter; translated protein: MLFANTFRAFRHRDYFIYWMGLLLGHTGTLIQTTAQSWLIFQLTDSPYYLGLEGLCLGLPRVLFSAFGGAVVDRGDRKAIFIITQSAFFLMALFLGVMHHLELIRVWHLLMVSAVTGLLVSFEQPVRQSILHHLVPRDDLANAVTLYQMVFNGSMLFGPSIGGMLIPWIDTKGCFFVATIGNLLVLLTIFLIHIAPSARAAPKTSLTRDMVDGFSVAWNTPIFVALLTVLAIVSFCTKPYTQFMPVFARDIHNVGAPGLGILLMAPGAGAILGGLTLASARRLPRPHLLLFGLAAGFGASILLFASSKIFLLSLVFLFVAGGFQTTFLSSVATLLQMHTDENNRGRIMSMFGLINRGLGPMGSFPFGLMATWLGAPWTVGICGVLTIGLVAQVTLVQSQLRQAKSSHEM